The genomic DNA ACGTTGCACTTGGTTTTAATTCTGAAATACTTCTGCTCTTCTCTTCCTGGATAATattcatccttcaggtctcagtttaGACAGAACTTTTTTTGGAAGCATACCCTGATTAAAGGTAGGCTAGATCAGATACTCCCTCAGCACCCCACTTGTTTCCCTGCACCCTTCATGATTACTGCTTATTGAATTATCTGATGGGAGGACTGAGGCCCAATCTGTCATGTTCAACAATCTATCCACAGACCTACTGAGCATAGCAGctagcatattatttaaaaaaattgttgaatgaacatccatatatttcatataatcaCATGTATAAAATATCTTCTCTTCTGAAAAAAGATGAACATCTAAAGTAACTCCTTttgatggggcacctaggtggcacagtcaattgagcgtctgacttcatctcaggtcgtgatctcacggtttgtgagtttgagcccacagtCACTGACGTCAGTGTAGAGCCAGCTTTGGttcctctgtgttcctccccacacacactctgtccttccccccactcatgctgtctctttctctctctccctcataaataaagaaaacattttaaaaattatttaaagtaactCCTTTGAGAGAATGTAAAGAGTTCACAACATCTCTTACTCACTCTAGTATCTTGCAGACCCATCTGCTAGCAAATCCAGCCTTCTATTGGACACTAGTATCCTAAGTTAAACTTAGCTAATTTCCCTTTTCTGACATcaacaaatatggagaacatCTGAGCACTAGTGTCTGTATATCCTCATACTGTTATATTTAGGTTATTTGTTGGCCTTCTCTTCTTTACATCATTCATCCAACTCCACTCTGTTCTGGATCCTTCCAGATATTCTGTTTCCTGCATCATTTAGGAATAACTTGCTGTAGATCTCAGACTAGTCACTTAACtttcgagcctcagtttcctcattaataaagtaagaatagtaatgtttttatatatttgctgACACTAAATTAGATGATGTATATGAAAGTGATTTGCATGGTGACTGGCACATAGCAATTCTTCTAGAAttattcatcttaatttttttcttttacttttattccttGTGATTGCTCATGCAGAGCTGTTTAGGTAAAGCTACATGAAGTCACTTAGTATCTTACTGTGTCTTCATGGTAATGtacaaaaattgttttctatatcatgaataatgataaagcaaataaaatttgcAAGGTCTTTAAATTGACCTAAATTGATCTTTTCTGGGTTTCACAGAGTACCCTTTAGTCCCCTGTATCTTAGAATTTTGAAACTTAATGTTTGACCTTTACTATTGAGGATAGAATTTGGAGATAATGAAGAATCCAGAGGTTCTGAAAAGTCAACCCAGGCAAGCCAGTAAAATCTTTGGTCCCTATTCTGAGACTAAAGTCTTAGGTCAATAGTAAAGCCCAAAACAGGAAATGACTCTGGGACACGTCAAGATTCATGTTGCATGACAGAGGTTGAGTATCAAGAACCAGAAGGATAAGACATTGCAGTAGAAAACAGGGATGTGAGAACAGCTATAAAGGAAATTTGACTAGTTATATCCTCCTTTGTTCACAACATTCCCTTGGGTAGTAGTTTATGCCCCACAGTCCAGTATCTGATCCTATCCTATCAAACCCAGTATTATTTCATAATCTTGGCCATTACCTCTTAGGTTGTTCCAAACTAGAAGTCTAATTATTTTATCCTGAACTTATAAGCTAGATTTTCCAGCCTTTTGCTCCAGCagttttatatgatttatatatatattttaaaaagctatacatAAGGAACCAGGAGATTTGGATCTTACTCTCCACACTATCATTTTCTTGTTATGTAATTTTGGTTCAACCCATTGATCTCTGAGCCTAATTTTCCTTGTCTTCCAGTAATAGTCAagatatatttttagaataagaCTTTCTTTAGAATCCATTCATCTCCCAATATCCTAAAGATGTCATCAACTAGTCTACATACAATATTCCAGTTGTCCATGCAGCATAGTTTTTCCTGaggaaaaaatcatattttctctttgtcctcatTACTTTCCTAAGAAAGTTCAGAATTTTCTTGGCATTTTGATTACAAAAGGCTGCTAGTCTCGTGTCCATGGTAACTTTAAAAGATGTGAATGAGGCAGAGGCTCCTGGGAGGTGCGAGTCGTAACGGTGTCTGTATGATTTCCGGAGGCTGCAGCATTAGACCCCGGCCGACGTGAGCGGCAGGAGGGTAGTAGCATAAAAGATGGCAACAGCAGCTAGGCCAACTTTTGAACCTGCGAGacgggggagaggaaaaggagaaggtgaTTTCAGCCAACTCTCAAAGCAGTATTCAGGTAGAGACCTACCTTCTCatacaaagataaaatatagaCAAACCACTCAGGATGCCCCTGAAGAGGTTCGCAACCGTGACTTCAGGAGagagctggaggagagagagcgagctgccgccagagaaaaaaatagagatcgTCCAACACAAGAATATACAACCTCCTCATCCGTGTCAAAGAAACCTCGGTTAGACCAGATTCCTGCTGCCAACCTTGATGCAGATGATCCTCTAACAGATGAGGAAGATGAAGATGAAGATTTTGAAGAGGagagtgatgatgatgatactgcAGCTCTTCTTGCAGagctagaaaaaattaaaaaagaaagagctgaagagcaggccaggaaggaacaagaacaaaaagctgaagaagaaagaatacgTATGGAAAACATATTGAGTGGAAACCCTCTCCTTAATCTCACTGGCCCATCCCAGCCTCAGGCCAACTTCAAAGTTAAAAGAAGGTGGGATGATGATGTTGTTTTCAAGAACTGTGCAAAAGGTGTAGATGatcagaagaaagacaaaatatttgtaaatgatacacTGCAATCTGAATTTCACAAAAAGTTCAtggagaaatatattaaatagtaCAGTTTTATGTGCTTAATTAAAGACTGTAAAATGTaaacgaaaaaaaaaagatgtgcatgAGAACAGGATGTACATGTAAGTGTGTATATATCACCCATAGTTGAAGTGAGACCAAATTTAAGTATCACCTATCACCATTCATCTTCAGTGTACACATGACACAGTATTAAGGCCAGTTGGCCTTTTCTTAGACCCACAGTTATGCTTTTACGTTAATAtgctaatgtttttaaaattagtatttccaatctttgtcttttcctgaacTTCACATGCAACTGCCTACCATACAACTTCATCTGCTTGTCCTAAGTTACCTTAAAATCCATATATCCAAAATGGAGCTGTTAATCAGCCTTCTCAGATACCAACATgctcttcttcttattttttacaaCGGTTAGTAATCTCTTCCATTCAACTACCTACACAAGTTACCTGATAGCTTAACTTCTTCATTCTCTTACCCCATTTCCACATCTAATTAGTCAAAAGTACAATTGATTCAACTTATTACATCCATCTTCAGCTAAAGTCCACCTCTCTGTCACCACTGTTTCTGCCCTAAACTTAGTCTTCATTATTTCTTGCCTGGAGTATTACAataattttatggctattatcTCTCTGGTCCAAGTTACCATTACTTTTATTATTGGGCTCTTAACTTGCCTCTCTGTTTCCACTATTACCCATTCTTCATGCAGTAACcaaatttatcttttaacagttAAAATCACATTATGTCATCTTCCTGTTTGAAATCCTCTAGAAGGTTTCCATTTCACTTATAATAATCCACATTGCTTGCCATGTCTACAAGGAGCTACATGGTTTTgtcatttgttcctttttgagCCTCATGTCCCAAACCCACCCTTCAGTAtattctagctgtgtgaacttcTTCCTGTTCCTAGAACATGCCAGATTGAATGCCACCTCAAGCCTTTGTACTACCTGTTCTCTTTGCCTGAAACAGATCTTATCCCAAATCTTCATCTACTTAGCTCCTTTTGTCATTCAGTTCCTGGTCAAATGTCATCTGGAAGAAGCCCTCCTTGACCAGTCTATTTAATGCTGCTTCTCTCCTGGCCtacatatttcttttcatgttgcCCTGTTTTCTCTATATCTTTTTCATGATCTGGAATTATCTTATTTACTGATCAATTTGTGtactgttaattttctgtttccaaGCAGAGATAAATTGCCCTGCTTACCATGGATGGTACAAACTTATAAAACCATGCAAACTAGATtctcaataattaataaaaaattgtttatagTGTGTTTTCTTGGGGCAATGAATGACATTCCTGAGGAAATAGAGATCTTACTCTACTTTTCTAcactatctgaaattatttttcttataaaatgtattgattttataccaataactaaatataaaagtaaaatattatatgcCTGATAATAtacaatttgtttgttttctattcttcatACCAAAAGAAGACTGTGTTCAACTTGATGATTTGGTATACATACTTATTGTGAAATGATTCCCATAAGTAAGTTAATTAACATGTCTATCACCTTACAttgttaccttttcttttttatgggactgtttaaggtctactctctcagcaaatttcaagtatataatacagtattattaactatagtcatcatgctatatattaaatcatcagaacatattcatcttataactgaaaggtTGTAttcttttaccaacctctccccaTGTCCCCTATCCTACAGCCATTCTATTTTCCATTCCTctgagtttgagtttgagtttgTTAATGATGCCTCAATAATGCTGGACAAAAACCTCTCTGAATCCAGATAGATCATAGAACtagatgtgaaaaacaaaacaataaagctctaaatattggaaaaaaataatatgtgttaGGCGTAGTCAAGGAAATTAAGCATAAgcattatggaaaagaaaatcaaattttacaataaaatggTTTCAGaacttatcattttaaaataattataaatcctTGTGGTCCCTGGGttgctcaggcagttaagtgactgacttcggctcaggtcatgatctcatgttcgtgagttcgagccccacgtcaggatctttgctgacagctcagagcctggagcctgcttcagattctgtgtctccctctctctctgcccctcctttgctcacattctgtctctctctctcaaaaataaataaatattaaatatatatatatataaatgaaataaattaaatatattaaataaattaattaaataaatatattaaataaatatatatattatatatataatcataaatcCAAAGGAGGTTGAAAAGAAATGTATGCAAATTCCCATGAACACTTACTTTGTATAAAACTAAGAAATTGGCATTGCTACAATCCATAGAGCTCATTCAGATTTCAATAATTATACATGaacttgtgtgtgtatatgtgtgtatagtcCTATGCAATTTTATTACATGTGTAGCATTGTATAACCACATAAGCATCAACATACTCAACTATACCATTGCAACAAGACTCTCTGGTGTTATCCTTTATAGCCATACCCATCGTGTCCTTCCactcctaacccctggcaaccactaatccatctgttttccatctttataattacattattttatacacGTAACATaagtagaatcatgcagtatatcttcttgactttggctttttCTATCAGTATAATTTTCTTGAGGTCCATCTAAGTTATTTCACATATCAATAATTTGTTCCTTACTATTGCTGAGTTGTATTCTGTGgtatagatgtaccacagtttgtttaaaagtattttccaattttatcaCAAATAAAGCTATTGTAAATACTTGTTTATAAATTCCTGGGTGAAAATAAGTCTTCAATCCTAtaggataaatgcccaagagtgcaaCTGATGGATCATACAGTAagttcatttttagttttgaaaggaactgccaaactatctTCTAAGGTAGctatgcaattttattttccaaccaGAAATATACAAACGGTCTAGTTTCTCTGCATCATCATCAGCATTGTGTGTTaccattatttttcactttagttATGTAATTTTTAACAGATTAAAAGTACATTGATATTGCTCATCCATTTCAAATTACTTTTACAAAGGAGAACCTAAGTgggtcagtgggttaaacatcctacctcggctcagattatgacctcacagttcgcaggtttgagccccatgttggacttggtgctgacagctcagagcctggatcctgctttggattctgtgtctccctctctctgatccttctttctctctctctctctctccccccctcacaaataaacatcaagggcacctgggtggctcagttcgttaagcttcagacttcagctcaggtcatgatctcacggtttgtatgtttgagcccctcatcagactctgtgctgaaaactcagagcctggagcctgcttcgaattctgtgtcttcctctttctctgcccctcccccgatctctctctccctctctctctctctcaaaaataacattaaaaaaatttttaaataaaaaataaataaatgaaataaataaataaacatcaaattctTTTTCAATGTCATactttctaaacaaaatatttattaaacagttCTCTCATACAGAAGTCAAATATCCTCTGGGATctttcaaatcaaaacaaaatttttaatattatgacacatgtgaaaagaaaaacaaaaatgtttatgtaaaacaattacaaacTTAAAATACAGAGCAAGGTgtcaagaaataattttccttaagGTTTTTTGGTAAATTCCTCAATGGTTAAAACActgattttctttgaaattataatAGAGTCTCACAAAATCCCAGACTCGTTAAGAAGATACATGCAT from Panthera tigris isolate Pti1 chromosome D1, P.tigris_Pti1_mat1.1, whole genome shotgun sequence includes the following:
- the LOC122231220 gene encoding spliceosome-associated protein CWC15 homolog — protein: MATAARPTFEPARRGRGKGEGDFSQLSKQYSGRDLPSHTKIKYRQTTQDAPEEVRNRDFRRELEERERAAAREKNRDRPTQEYTTSSSVSKKPRLDQIPAANLDADDPLTDEEDEDEDFEEESDDDDTAALLAELEKIKKERAEEQARKEQEQKAEEERIRMENILSGNPLLNLTGPSQPQANFKVKRRWDDDVVFKNCAKGVDDQKKDKIFVNDTLQSEFHKKFMEKYIK